Within Deltaproteobacteria bacterium, the genomic segment GCACCATGCTCTGTAGAGGGGATCGGCTGGGTGGTTCTTCAAGATTGGCCCCACCCAAGCATCATCCTGCGTGATGGAATGGTCCTCGCCGGCAGCCTCCAGTACTATCACAACATACATCCGCCCCCCACAGGCAACGAGTCGCTCATGCACGACCTCCCAGCCCGCCAGGGTCATCTTCTGCCGAAGCTCTACTTGGTCGGAATTGGGCTGAACAATAATCCGTGAGACGCCTAATTTCTCTAGGTCCACTGCGAGCAGGATTTCTACCATGCGCTCACCACTCATACCCGCAATCGTAACGGTATCGGCTTCATTCGGCTTTAGAGCCTCAAGCCCATCAGCTAGGCGAAGCTCTACTTTTTCCTCTTTTCGAAACCGGCGAACATTAGAAGCCGCGACGCTCAAAGGGTCAGGTCGTAAATCACCTGCGATTGCAAAAGACGCTCGACCACTGCCAATCAAAGCAATTGGAAGGAGTCCATGG encodes:
- a CDS encoding SAM-dependent methyltransferase, producing the protein MSWKLPDYWRENAHATKPRGEFRGFGLSARLEAVAGCVGIGARVIDVGTDHGLLPIALIGSGRASFAIAGDLRPDPLSVAASNVRRFRKEEKVELRLADGLEALKPNEADTVTIAGMSGERMVEILLAVDLEKLGVSRIIVQPNSDQVELRQKMTLAGWEVVHERLVACGGRMYVVIVLEAAGEDHSITQDDAWVGPILKNHPADPLYRAWCDVMRGLLTKRVNGLSRGSPGSIELEKGRAQLAAFEALDTDKTS